In Sander lucioperca isolate FBNREF2018 chromosome 21, SLUC_FBN_1.2, whole genome shotgun sequence, the following proteins share a genomic window:
- the pts gene encoding 6-pyruvoyl tetrahydrobiopterin synthase, translating to MAGIYGSNSAAERIGYITRAQSFSACHRLHSIHLSDEENKRVYGKCNNPNGHGHNYKVEVTVRGKIDSLTGMVMNLTDLKRCIEEVIMIPLDHKNLDEDVPYFASVVSTTENVAVYIWDNMVKVLPSNLLYEIKIHETDKNVVIYRGE from the coding sequence ATGGCTGGAATATATGGGAGCAACAGCGCAGCTGAGCGTATTGGATACATCACGCGGGCCCAGAGCTTCAGCGCCTGTCACCGACTCCACAGCATTCACTTGAGTGATGAGGAGAATAAACGAGTTTATGGAAAATGCAACAACCCCAATGGTCATGGACACAACTACAAAGTGGAGGTAACAGTGCGTGGAAAGATTGATTCGCTGACTGGCATGGTCATGAACTTGACAGACTTGAAGAGGTGCATTGAGGAAGTCATCATGATTCCACTGGACCATAAAAACCTGGATGAGGACGTCCCATACTTTGCCAGTGTTGTCAGCACAACTGAGAACGTGGCTGTTTACATCTGGGACAACATGGTGAAGGTGCTCCCATCCAACCTGCTCTACGAGATTAAGATTCATGAGACTGATAAAAATGTTGTCATATATCGAGGAGAGTAG